One region of Caldisericota bacterium genomic DNA includes:
- a CDS encoding restriction endonuclease subunit S codes for EQQIKIANFLDKKIAEIEELIEKDKKLVGLLKEKRTALINHAVTKGLDPNVKLKDSGIDWIGKIPEGWEVRKLKYLVEDLSGNGFPGEEQGKDAGDVPFYKVGDINGSEKFVEKANNFVSKKTIKDYKWNVIPECSLIAPKIGEALKKNHRKITKVKCIIDNNCIAFKTFDINYNYNYYLFNLINFEWFVNPGAVPSLSVEKLRSLIAPLPPLHEQTSIANFLDKATSKIDITIQKIEQKIKLLEEYKKSLIHHAVTGKIDVREVVA; via the coding sequence AGGAACAACAAATCAAAATTGCAAACTTCCTCGATAAAAAAATAGCAGAAATTGAAGAGCTTATTGAAAAAGACAAGAAATTAGTCGGGCTTTTGAAAGAAAAGCGAACCGCTTTGATAAATCATGCGGTAACAAAAGGGCTTGACCCTAATGTAAAATTAAAGGATTCCGGGATTGATTGGATTGGGAAGATTCCAGAGGGGTGGGAAGTTAGGAAGTTGAAATATTTAGTCGAAGATTTATCAGGAAATGGTTTTCCAGGGGAAGAACAGGGTAAAGACGCTGGGGATGTACCTTTTTATAAGGTAGGTGATATAAATGGATCTGAAAAATTTGTTGAAAAAGCAAATAATTTTGTTTCAAAGAAAACAATTAAAGATTATAAATGGAATGTAATCCCAGAGTGCTCTTTAATAGCCCCAAAAATTGGTGAAGCATTAAAGAAAAACCATAGGAAAATAACAAAAGTCAAATGTATTATAGATAATAACTGTATTGCCTTTAAAACCTTTGATATCAATTACAACTATAATTATTATTTATTTAATTTGATAAATTTTGAATGGTTTGTTAATCCCGGAGCAGTTCCGTCACTATCAGTAGAAAAATTAAGATCATTAATAGCTCCTTTGCCCCCACTCCATGAGCAAACCTCCATTGCAAACTTTTTAGACAAAGCCACTTCCAAGATAGACATAACCATCCAGAAAATAGAGCAAAAAATCAAACTTTTAGAAGAGTATAAAAAATCTTTGATCCATCATGCCGTTACAGGCAAAATAGATGTGAGAGAGGTTGTGGCATGA